A region of Leishmania panamensis strain MHOM/PA/94/PSC-1 chromosome 33 sequence DNA encodes the following proteins:
- a CDS encoding trans-splicing factor, putative (TriTrypDB/GeneDB-style sysID: LpmP.33.0160): MDEGFDAHVTAATLEEIPAYEENEVTLLSDDDALRYDSVTEVTKLLRSSYLSGMLRRLSDYEQTIGRGKNSIPSDDPEYQYVSDCSSLVLRIEVEKSRVHVFLRAQYSIRFPELDMFFSDSVLYAKVVKVIQNNVDFSSVVTQLDELLPSQLLVVVVACASTTSGRDLSPEELSRVLEACEELENLEMAKQTFLEYIQCSMPLICPNLCAFLGTGITSQLFAISGSVAKLSIMDPTDLARLGSRRSNDSGIAIKTTGFLSNCDLVANLPPQLRPKALRLVASVTLTLARIDANRRAPTNYEGVRERRLTCNRMRAWLDPPVLRGAGHNMYERRGRKRRRAN; the protein is encoded by the coding sequence ATGGACGAAGGTTTTGATGCGCATGTGACGGCTGCCACGCTTGAAGAGATCCCGGCGTACGAGGAGAACGAAGTGACGCTGCTCAGCGACGATGATGCACTTCGGTACGATAGCGTTACGGAGGTCACGAAGTTACTCCGCTCGTCTTACCTGAGCGGGATGCTACGTAGGTTGAGTGACTACGAGCAGACGATCGGCCGCGGCAAGAACTCCATTCCATCAGACGATCCCGAGTACCAGTACGTGTCGGACTGCAgctcgctggtgctgcgcatcgaAGTGGAGAAGAGTCGTGTGCACGTCTTTCTGCGCGCCCAGTACAGCATACGCTTCCCGGAGCTCGACATGTTCTTCTCAGACAGTGTTCTTTACGCCAAGGTGGTCAAAGTAATCCAAAACAACGTTGATTTCAGTTCCGTCGTGACCCAGTTGGACGAGCTTCTCCCATCccagctgctggtggtggtggtggcgtgcgcCTCCACGACGTCTGGTCGAGATTTGTCTCCGGAGGAGCTGAGTCGTGTATTGGAGGCATGCGAAGAGCTCGAGAACCTCGAGATGGCGAAACAAACATTCCTCGAATATATCCAGTGCTCGATGCCGCTCATCTGCCCCAACCTCTGCGCATTCCTCGGCACTGGTATCACGTCGCAGCTCTTCGCCATATCGGGGAGCGTAGCCAAGCTGTCGATAATGGACCCCACCGATCTGGCGAGGCTCGGCAGTCGACGCTCAAACGACAGCGGCATCGCCATAAAGACAACTGGATTCCTTAGTAACTGTGACCTGGTGGCGAACTTGCCACCCCAGCTTCGGCCTAAAGCACTGCGCTTGGTTGCGAGCGTGACACTGACGCTAGCGAGAATTGATGCGAACCGGCGCGCACCAACCAACTACGAAGGGGTTCGTGAGCGCCGGCTAACGTGTA
- a CDS encoding hypothetical protein (TriTrypDB/GeneDB-style sysID: LpmP.33.0170) codes for MTNVVGLPAGAPALVYKLPQRDLLDLVATNDVASLLILVRGDNPFDMSPGMELIRYKMRAKRFAATVYTENAGVMANAVPHVEPPQIKYIRDASGNSAVHVAAGLGFSSMIEILVNECGCAVEEYNTSGFTPLHLAAFHGHADCVHLLRDLGADVLNPTRWNPASTPDCHRGFCGRTTLFLAHCAQQATVVELLIPLYRKFIDTAFRGQTSAEVWKAAASGHEAKSLSLLLDALECRTTASGALPISIDFDMEDALREALPAVLETILPSTRSPTPLQLFLFQRLVQLGYVTETTVVGSADTVVMRVLNTAQVQAWCVLVDQGLVQPHKCSLDSVHSSGHGGRSEVELRALIEEAKAYFSYDVAKKSYTEKGDSDRRRNTVLNRRGVWKKLENHLKQLSLSPARCPRS; via the coding sequence ATGACGAACGTGGTGGGGCTACCTGCGGGGGCCCCGGCGCTTGTCTACAAGCTCCCTCAACGGGACTTGCTTGACTTGGTGGCGACAAATGATGTCGCCTCTTTGCTGATTCTCGTTCGCGGCGACAACCCCTTCGACATGAGCCCTGGCATGGAGCTCATCCGATACAAGATGCGTGCGAAGCGCTTCGCTGCAACGGTGTACACCGAGAACGCAGGCGTGATGGCAAATGCGGTTCCACACGTTGAGCCGCCGCAGATCAAGTACATACGCGATGCgagcggcaacagcgccgtTCACGTGGCCGCTGGCCTCGGTTTCTCTAGCATGATAGAGATTTTGGTCAATGAGTGCGGGTGTGCCGTGGAGGAGTACAATACTAGTGGCTTCACACCGTTGCACTTGGCAGCGTTTCACGGTCACGCTGATTGTGTTCACCTGCTTCGCGACCTAGGCGCCGATGTTCTGAACCCCACTCGCTGGAACCCAGCCTCCACACCCGACTGCCATCGCGGCTTCTGCGGGCGTACCACGCTGTTTCTAGCCCACTGCGCGCAGCAAGCGACTGTTGTAGAGCTTCTTATTCCTCTCTACCGTAAGTTTATCGACACCGCGTTTCGTGGCCAGACGTCGGCTGAGGTGTGGAAGGCCGCTGCGAGTGGGCATGAGGCGAAGTCTCTGTCGCTGCTTCTGGACGCTTTAGAGTGCCGCACCACGGCGAGTGGTGCTCTTCCGATTTCCATCGACTTCGACATGGAGGATGCGCTGCGGGAGGCACTTCCGGCAGTGCTGGAGACGATTCTGCCCTCTACTCGCTCGCCGACTCCCCTGCAACTATTCTTGTTTCAGCGTCTTGTCCAGCTTGGCTACGTGACAGAGACCACCGTCGTAGGGTCTGCGGACACAGTAGTGATGCGTGTTCTGAACACGGCGCAAGTACAAGCATGGTGTGTGTTGGTAGATCAAGGGCTGGTACAGCCTCACAAGTGCAGTCTCGATTCGGTGCATAGCAGCGGGCACGGTGGTCGAAGCGAGGTGGAGCTCCGCGCCCTGATTGAGGAAGCCAAGGCATACTTCAGCTACGACGTCGCGAAGAAGTCCTATACGGAGAAAGGGGACAGCGACAGGCGGCGGAATACCGTGCTGAATCGCCGTGGTGTGTGGAAGAAGTTAGAAAACCATCTCAAGCAGCTTTCACTGTCCCCTGCTCGTTGCCCGCGGTCGTAG
- a CDS encoding hypothetical protein (TriTrypDB/GeneDB-style sysID: LpmP.33.0180), which yields MGTPPPILQAALSSRTKFVFRRLHQIDAERSSRMATRLVPHGATKRHTRLSHSQVERLTVAGQCVVIECGDDVSGADDGAGTVELFVLDSRATERDAMMEAFGEFTIMEDELTGCSQSSLKHGRGEEDEDLPCYFLGPLRRTSSVGDHSTAAEDSVLASPSRWGAVKADEDGTMRRFLQEYDEMLCMEATGDATADLYCYPDHRKDDEYDSNAEDFSGNDYPDEADGRSGESTRRTDEEASNSSTRRQRVYVTSRNTYGISCEEEYSERSLSSGWGSDD from the coding sequence ATGGGGACCCCTCCGCCGATCCTGCAGGCCGCTCTTTCCTCTCGTACGAAGTTCGTATTTCGCCGCCTGCATCAAATCGACGCGGAGCGCTCAAGCAGAATGGCAACACGGCTTGTGCCGCACGGTGCTACGAAGAGGCACACGCGACTGTCTCACTCTCAAGTGGAGCGTCTCACCGTGGCTGGTCAGTGTGTGGTCATTGAATGTGGGGATGATGTCTCCGGCGcagacgacggcgccggcacGGTGGAGCTCTTCGTTTTGGATTCAAGGGCAACGGAGCGGGATGCTATGATGGAGGCATTTGGTGAGTTTACCATAATGGAGGACGAGCTGACAGGATGTAGTCAAAGCAGTCTGAAGCAtgggagaggcgaggaggatgaggaccTCCCCTGCTACTTTCTCGGGCCACTCCGCCGCACGTCCAGTGTCGGCGAccacagcaccgctgccgaggatTCCGTCTTGGCATCTCCCTCACGCTGGGGTGCGGTGAAGGCGGATGAGGATGGAACCATGCGGCGATTTCTGCAGGAGTACGATGAGATGCTGTGCATGGAGGCCACGGGTGACGCTACGGCAGACCTCTACTGTTACCCAGATCACCGCAAAGACGATGAGTATGATAGTAACGCCGAGGACTTTTCGGGCAACGACTACCCCGATGAAGCCGATGGCCGCAGTGGTGAGTCGACGAGAAGAACAGACGAAGAGGCGTCCAATTCTTCTACAAGACGTCAGCGGGTGTACGTGACGTCGCGCAACACCTATGGCATATCTTGTGAAGAGGAGTACAGTGAGCGAAGTCTCAGCAGCGGGTGGGGCAGCGACGATTGA